One Bacillota bacterium genomic window carries:
- a CDS encoding aminopeptidase P family protein, producing MTGGCHQERLERLRRLLAVQDLEALLVTKPENRRYLSGFTGSAGVLLVAPGAAVLLTDGRYEAQARREAPAWKLATFKNSYYEALAEVCAELRLREVGFEKDHLTYQQFEKLREHLSQITLRPVAGFVEELRLIKDAAEIGCIQEAAVITGAAFWYLLGVLEYGQSEREVAGAMEFFMRRHGGDLPAFETIVAAGERGAFPHGVASGQQIRRGQMVVLDLGARFQGYAADLTRTVCLGRADARQREVYEAVREAQARALAHVRPGVQAGEVDAAARGFLEALGYGEFFPHSLGHGVGLSVHEDPRLAPRQERVLEPGMVITVEPGVYLPGWGGVRIEDTVLVTQNGCEILTPVTKDLLII from the coding sequence ATGACCGGGGGTTGTCATCAGGAGAGACTGGAAAGGCTGCGCCGCCTCCTTGCGGTTCAGGATTTGGAGGCGCTTCTCGTAACAAAGCCGGAGAATAGAAGGTACTTGAGCGGGTTCACCGGAAGCGCAGGGGTGCTTCTCGTTGCCCCCGGGGCGGCGGTGCTGCTGACCGATGGGAGGTACGAGGCGCAGGCGCGCCGGGAGGCCCCCGCCTGGAAGCTGGCTACCTTTAAGAATTCTTACTACGAGGCCCTTGCAGAGGTTTGTGCGGAACTGCGGCTGCGGGAGGTCGGCTTTGAGAAAGACCACCTCACGTACCAGCAGTTTGAGAAGCTCCGGGAGCACCTTTCCCAGATCACCCTGCGCCCGGTGGCCGGCTTTGTAGAGGAGCTGCGCTTGATTAAGGACGCTGCAGAAATCGGTTGCATTCAGGAAGCCGCAGTGATCACAGGGGCGGCCTTCTGGTACCTGCTGGGCGTCCTCGAGTACGGTCAGTCTGAACGGGAAGTTGCAGGGGCGATGGAGTTCTTTATGCGGCGCCACGGCGGGGACCTTCCTGCTTTTGAGACGATTGTGGCAGCGGGGGAGCGGGGGGCGTTCCCGCACGGGGTTGCCTCGGGACAGCAGATCCGGCGCGGCCAGATGGTTGTGCTGGATCTTGGAGCGCGCTTTCAGGGTTATGCGGCAGATCTCACCCGGACGGTTTGCCTGGGCCGGGCCGACGCCCGGCAGCGGGAGGTTTATGAAGCTGTCCGGGAAGCCCAGGCGCGGGCGCTGGCTCACGTTCGCCCTGGGGTTCAGGCGGGGGAGGTGGACGCGGCAGCAAGGGGGTTTCTCGAAGCGCTGGGCTATGGGGAATTTTTCCCCCACTCCCTGGGCCACGGGGTGGGCCTTTCGGTCCACGAGGACCCCAGACTTGCCCCCCGGCAGGAAAGGGTGCTGGAACCGGGAATGGTGATTACTGTGGAGCCAGGTGTCTATTTGCCGGGTTGGGGGGGTGTTCGGATCGAAGACACTGTGCTGGTGACGCAGAACGGCTGCGAAATCCTGACACCTGTCACGAAAGACCTGCTTATTATTTAA
- the efp gene encoding elongation factor P yields the protein MISTNDFRTGLTIEVDGEVYSVVDFQHVKPGKGSAFVRSKLKNLRTGAVIERTFRAGEKVPRAHLERKEMQYLYREGDSFVFMDNETYDQVSLNEDQLGDNVKYLKENMNIYLLIHAGNLIGIELPYFVDLEVVATDPGIRGDTATGGTKPATLETGLVIQVPLFVEVGDIVRVDTRTGEYLERV from the coding sequence ATGATTTCGACGAACGACTTTCGGACCGGACTGACTATTGAGGTTGATGGGGAAGTTTACAGCGTGGTAGATTTTCAGCATGTGAAGCCCGGAAAAGGTTCGGCTTTTGTGCGTTCCAAGCTGAAAAACCTCCGGACGGGAGCCGTGATTGAACGGACCTTCCGGGCGGGAGAAAAGGTTCCCCGCGCCCACCTGGAAAGAAAAGAAATGCAGTACCTGTACCGGGAGGGCGACTCTTTTGTCTTTATGGACAACGAGACTTACGATCAGGTTAGCCTTAACGAAGATCAGTTAGGAGATAATGTAAAGTACTTGAAGGAGAACATGAACATTTATCTGCTGATTCACGCCGGAAATTTAATCGGGATCGAACTCCCCTACTTTGTGGACCTTGAGGTTGTTGCTACCGACCCGGGGATCCGGGGGGATACGGCAACAGGAGGGACAAAGCCTGCCACCCTGGAGACAGGTCTCGTGATCCAGGTGCCCCTTTTTGTAGAAGTGGGCGACATCGTCAGGGTTGATACCAGGACAGGGGAGTATTTAGAGCGTGTCTGA
- a CDS encoding AraC family transcriptional regulator, translating to MDDLRERVAYLQGLAEGLKLEEGKDEAKIIKQIIDILADLVDEVEELRVAQEDLEDYLESLDEDLEDEFEDEEEEEALGDEDEEEEEEEDGSSLSSEEELDYVEMECPRCRDIICFEADLVDDEDVVEITCPNCNEVVFVNDGSMPLPQGYERRRGRTGAAPLPEKEEEDL from the coding sequence GTGGATGATTTACGGGAAAGGGTTGCCTATCTCCAGGGCCTGGCAGAAGGTCTGAAGCTGGAAGAAGGAAAAGATGAGGCGAAGATCATCAAGCAGATTATCGATATCCTTGCCGATCTCGTGGATGAGGTTGAAGAGCTTCGCGTCGCCCAGGAGGACCTTGAGGACTACCTGGAAAGCCTCGATGAGGATCTCGAGGATGAATTCGAAGACGAAGAGGAAGAAGAAGCCCTGGGAGATGAAGATGAAGAAGAGGAAGAGGAAGAAGACGGCAGTTCTTTAAGCTCCGAAGAAGAGCTGGACTACGTGGAGATGGAGTGCCCCAGGTGCCGCGACATCATTTGTTTCGAAGCAGATCTCGTGGATGATGAGGATGTTGTGGAGATTACATGCCCCAACTGCAACGAGGTTGTTTTTGTGAACGACGGTTCCATGCCTCTTCCTCAAGGTTATGAGAGAAGGAGGGGGCGGACAGGCGCGGCCCCTTTGCCAGAGAAAGAGGAGGAGGATCTTTAG
- the spoIIIAA gene encoding stage III sporulation protein AA, producing MSCLASPVLQEILPYLAPSLRAILVQLPPSKVQGLEEIRIRKNRPLAVRFDRGEFFLDARGNPVAAASEAYCVSGEDLWKTVQLISQSSVYAFEEEFRRGYLTLPGGHRVGFTGKAVLEGGVIKTLCDLSSLNFRIARAVPGAADPLLPYVLNLRDGRVYHTLIISPPRAGKTTILRDLIRQLSCGVPHLKFPGLNVGVVDERSELASCFAGVPQHDLGPRVDVLDHCPKAAGMMMLLRSMSPQVIATDEIGRLEDVAALWEMVNTGVSILTTAHASCWEELEQRPCLQDLISRRVFQRYVFLSRRKGPGTIEGVWDELRTPLLGGRREWSAGVS from the coding sequence GTGTCCTGCCTTGCATCACCGGTTCTCCAGGAGATTCTGCCGTATCTTGCTCCCTCCTTAAGGGCGATCCTGGTGCAGTTGCCCCCGTCGAAGGTTCAGGGCCTCGAGGAAATCAGGATCCGGAAAAACCGCCCCCTTGCGGTGCGTTTTGACCGGGGGGAGTTCTTTTTGGATGCGAGGGGGAATCCTGTTGCTGCAGCCTCAGAGGCCTACTGCGTTTCCGGGGAGGATCTCTGGAAAACGGTCCAGTTGATCAGCCAGAGTTCGGTTTATGCCTTTGAAGAGGAATTCCGCAGGGGGTACCTCACCCTGCCCGGGGGGCACCGGGTGGGCTTCACGGGGAAGGCGGTGCTGGAGGGAGGGGTGATCAAAACCCTGTGCGATCTCAGCAGTTTGAACTTCCGGATTGCCCGCGCCGTCCCCGGCGCTGCCGATCCCCTTTTACCCTACGTCTTGAACCTCAGGGATGGCCGGGTCTACCATACTTTAATCATCTCTCCCCCCCGCGCCGGCAAAACGACCATTTTGCGGGATCTGATCCGGCAGTTAAGCTGCGGGGTTCCCCATTTGAAATTTCCGGGGCTGAATGTAGGCGTGGTGGATGAACGGAGCGAACTCGCGTCATGCTTCGCGGGGGTTCCCCAGCACGACCTCGGCCCCCGCGTGGATGTGCTCGACCACTGCCCCAAGGCGGCTGGGATGATGATGCTGCTGCGCTCGATGTCTCCCCAGGTGATTGCCACCGACGAAATCGGCCGCCTTGAAGACGTGGCAGCCCTCTGGGAGATGGTAAATACAGGTGTCAGTATTCTGACAACCGCCCACGCCTCCTGCTGGGAAGAACTGGAGCAGCGCCCCTGCCTTCAGGATTTGATCTCCCGGCGGGTCTTCCAGCGTTATGTTTTTTTAAGCAGGCGGAAGGGGCCGGGGACGATTGAAGGGGTGTGGGATGAACTGCGGACCCCCCTTCTGGGCGGGCGAAGGGAATGGAGTGCCGGTGTTTCTTAA
- the spoIIIAB gene encoding stage III sporulation protein AB, producing the protein MPVFLKLAGAFLVVSAAGLAGMHVASFFWLRPQQLRALQAALQMLDTEIMYAATPLPAALKKIGQAAEPPVGAIFFAAGELLGTPRGCTAAEAWRQALLQEWEKTALNKEDFAILRSFGEGLGVSDREEQHKNIALTSLHLRREEERAERDRDKNVRLWRYGGFLAGIGIVLLFL; encoded by the coding sequence GTGCCGGTGTTTCTTAAGCTTGCCGGTGCCTTTCTTGTAGTCTCGGCTGCGGGGCTGGCAGGGATGCACGTTGCCTCCTTCTTCTGGCTCCGCCCCCAGCAACTGCGGGCGCTCCAGGCGGCCCTGCAGATGCTGGATACGGAGATTATGTACGCGGCAACCCCTCTTCCTGCAGCCTTGAAAAAGATCGGACAGGCAGCGGAGCCTCCTGTCGGCGCGATTTTTTTCGCTGCAGGGGAGCTGCTCGGGACGCCCCGGGGTTGTACGGCCGCGGAAGCCTGGAGGCAGGCGCTGCTGCAGGAATGGGAAAAAACTGCTCTCAATAAGGAGGACTTTGCAATCCTCCGGTCCTTTGGAGAAGGGCTGGGTGTTTCCGACCGGGAGGAGCAGCATAAAAACATTGCCCTCACCTCCCTGCACCTGCGCCGGGAAGAGGAAAGGGCGGAGCGGGATCGGGATAAAAATGTGCGCCTCTGGCGGTACGGCGGGTTTCTGGCTGGAATCGGCATTGTCTTGTTGTTTTTATAA
- the spoIIIAC gene encoding stage III sporulation protein AC: MNVDLIFKIAGIGILISVLHIILKQADKEEQAQMLTLAGVVVVLIMVVQLINQLYSMVRSVFRLF; this comes from the coding sequence ATGAATGTCGACCTGATTTTCAAGATCGCGGGGATCGGCATCCTGATCTCGGTTCTTCATATCATTCTCAAGCAGGCGGATAAGGAAGAACAGGCCCAGATGCTGACACTTGCAGGGGTGGTTGTGGTTTTGATCATGGTGGTTCAACTGATCAACCAGCTCTACAGCATGGTGCGCTCCGTTTTCCGCCTTTTTTAA
- the spoIIIAD gene encoding stage III sporulation protein AD has protein sequence MEILQVIGLGLVVAVLAVLLREERPETALLLVLGFGISIFIVVLGKMGEIIAVFRDLTRRAHIDELYLTTLLKILGIAYVTEFGAQICRDAGEGTIANKIELAGKILILILALPIFVAILEVIVRLLP, from the coding sequence TTGGAAATCCTGCAGGTGATCGGCCTCGGTCTTGTGGTGGCCGTGCTGGCGGTTCTTCTGCGGGAGGAGCGCCCCGAAACCGCGCTGCTTCTCGTGCTGGGATTCGGGATCTCGATCTTTATCGTGGTTTTAGGAAAGATGGGAGAAATTATTGCTGTTTTCCGGGATCTCACCAGGCGTGCGCACATTGATGAACTGTATCTCACCACCCTTTTGAAGATTTTGGGAATCGCCTATGTCACGGAGTTCGGCGCCCAGATCTGCCGGGATGCCGGGGAGGGGACGATTGCAAATAAAATCGAACTGGCCGGAAAAATCCTGATTTTAATCCTGGCCCTTCCCATCTTTGTGGCGATCCTGGAGGTAATCGTCCGCTTGCTTCCTTGA
- the spoIIIAE gene encoding stage III sporulation protein AE: MRVLRSFCWVLGLPLFFLVFPGCAVAAPPAFPEPSGLISDQFDRLRLEDLGAFLHQVDQELQQQLSGVSLGKILASIRRGKLDLDLTGFFRALLEFFFRTVLAHAVLLGKLLVLGVVLAVLEHLQGAFEQNTVARLAHGVGILSLLTVAISSFALALNTGREAIGSMVGFMHALLPVLLTLMAALGNLSSVALMHPVILISLNLLGTLTRNIVFPLIFCAAVLAIVSHLSERFQVSRLAGLFRDGSVALLSLFLTIFVGILAIQGVAGAVTDGIGLRTAKFLTGAFVPVVGGILSDAVEAVAGCSLFLKNAVGILGALTLLFLCALPVIKILSAAFIYRLAAALMQPLGAHQLGECLQMLGSYLFLVFAAVAGVGLMFFVVLTIIVGLGNMAVMLR; the protein is encoded by the coding sequence TTGAGAGTTCTGCGAAGTTTTTGTTGGGTCTTGGGCCTGCCTCTTTTTTTTCTTGTTTTCCCCGGCTGTGCAGTTGCCGCTCCTCCGGCTTTCCCGGAGCCTTCCGGGCTTATATCGGACCAGTTTGACCGGCTCCGTTTGGAGGATTTGGGAGCCTTCCTCCACCAGGTGGATCAGGAACTCCAGCAGCAGCTTTCCGGGGTGAGTTTGGGCAAAATCCTTGCTTCCATTCGCCGGGGAAAGCTTGACCTGGATCTTACCGGTTTTTTCAGGGCGCTGCTTGAATTTTTTTTCCGGACGGTTTTGGCCCACGCCGTGCTTTTGGGAAAGCTCCTGGTCTTGGGGGTGGTTCTCGCCGTTCTGGAGCACCTGCAGGGTGCTTTTGAGCAAAATACGGTGGCCAGGCTGGCGCACGGGGTGGGAATTTTAAGCCTCCTTACGGTTGCGATCAGCTCTTTTGCGCTGGCCCTCAACACCGGCCGGGAGGCGATCGGCAGCATGGTTGGTTTCATGCACGCCTTGCTTCCCGTGCTGCTGACTTTGATGGCGGCCCTGGGCAATCTCTCGTCGGTTGCGCTGATGCACCCGGTGATTTTGATTTCCCTGAACCTTTTGGGAACCCTGACCCGGAACATCGTTTTCCCCCTGATTTTTTGTGCAGCCGTGCTCGCGATCGTGAGTCATCTTTCCGAGCGCTTTCAGGTCTCCCGGCTGGCCGGGCTTTTCCGGGACGGGAGCGTTGCCCTGCTCAGCCTTTTCCTGACCATTTTTGTCGGAATCCTGGCGATCCAGGGAGTGGCGGGAGCGGTGACCGATGGGATCGGCCTGCGGACGGCAAAATTTTTGACCGGGGCCTTCGTTCCGGTGGTAGGGGGGATCTTGTCCGACGCCGTGGAAGCGGTTGCAGGCTGCTCCCTTTTTTTAAAAAACGCGGTTGGGATCCTGGGCGCGCTCACCCTTCTTTTTCTCTGCGCCTTGCCTGTCATCAAGATCCTTTCCGCGGCTTTCATCTACAGATTGGCGGCGGCGCTGATGCAGCCCCTGGGTGCGCACCAGTTGGGGGAGTGCCTGCAGATGCTGGGCAGCTATCTCTTTCTCGTTTTTGCTGCGGTGGCGGGGGTGGGACTGATGTTCTTTGTCGTCCTGACAATAATTGTGGGTTTGGGCAACATGGCGGTGATGCTGAGATAG
- a CDS encoding stage III sporulation protein AF, whose translation METVRLIVKNLVYLVLLAAFLEMLLPLKGSRRYIQVVLGLFILALILNPVVALFRQAPLLNLDLSREAEEGRGEVRSILAQGEELRQAAVEQARAASIKRLEEQVAVLARLVPGVEEAEVRVEPGPPSSLQSPEAIARIHVKIRVGQKGKGGELPAPVEKIRIGKGAGQEAQSVRSSRVLSEEERKLLSRVQETVASLFGLRPEQVVVHLESRG comes from the coding sequence ATGGAGACGGTTCGTTTAATTGTAAAAAACCTGGTCTACCTGGTCCTGCTTGCTGCTTTTTTGGAAATGCTTCTTCCCCTGAAGGGCTCCCGCAGGTACATCCAGGTGGTGCTGGGGCTTTTCATCCTGGCTTTAATTCTCAATCCTGTGGTTGCCCTTTTTCGCCAGGCTCCCCTCCTGAATCTCGACCTCTCCCGGGAAGCGGAGGAGGGAAGGGGCGAGGTCCGCTCCATTCTGGCCCAGGGGGAAGAGTTGCGGCAGGCCGCGGTGGAGCAGGCCCGGGCTGCCTCCATCAAGCGCCTTGAAGAGCAGGTGGCGGTCCTGGCCCGCCTTGTTCCCGGCGTGGAAGAGGCGGAGGTCAGGGTGGAGCCGGGCCCTCCTTCTTCCCTCCAGTCTCCGGAAGCAATCGCGCGTATTCACGTTAAAATTAGGGTGGGCCAGAAGGGAAAAGGCGGGGAACTCCCAGCTCCTGTGGAAAAAATCCGGATTGGAAAGGGGGCAGGGCAGGAAGCGCAAAGCGTTCGGAGCAGCCGGGTTCTTTCGGAGGAGGAAAGGAAACTCCTTTCCCGGGTCCAGGAAACTGTAGCCTCCCTGTTCGGTTTGCGGCCTGAACAGGTGGTTGTTCATTTAGAATCTCGAGGGTAG
- the spoIIIAG gene encoding stage III sporulation protein AG, whose amino-acid sequence MPALRPDLKDVFEKWREQVKEKKDWPGFRSPQMWRLLLLLGAGIFLLVSAGSWVQPRQTTSAREPSRSSQRESAPEGGLASAERDLEARLEEILGAVAGAGKVQVTVTLAAGPEYVYAKNTSQEKRTISEKDQAGGTRTTTEANEQGSLVLVQEVSGGREEPVLIKATRPEIAGILVLAEGARNAELREKLVQAVATVLAVPPHKVTVLPKESW is encoded by the coding sequence ATGCCAGCTTTGAGGCCTGATTTAAAGGACGTTTTTGAGAAGTGGCGGGAGCAGGTGAAGGAAAAGAAAGACTGGCCGGGTTTTCGATCTCCCCAGATGTGGCGGCTCCTTCTTTTGCTCGGAGCGGGGATCTTCCTCCTGGTTTCCGCGGGGTCCTGGGTTCAGCCCCGGCAGACAACTTCCGCGCGGGAGCCCTCCCGTTCCTCCCAGAGGGAGTCGGCCCCGGAGGGGGGTTTGGCATCTGCGGAAAGGGATCTGGAAGCGAGGCTTGAGGAGATTCTGGGCGCTGTGGCCGGGGCGGGGAAGGTTCAGGTCACCGTAACCTTGGCTGCCGGCCCGGAATACGTTTATGCAAAAAACACCTCCCAGGAGAAGAGGACAATTTCAGAAAAAGACCAGGCTGGAGGCACCCGGACGACCACCGAGGCCAACGAGCAGGGCAGCCTTGTGCTTGTTCAGGAGGTGAGCGGCGGAAGGGAGGAACCGGTGCTGATCAAGGCAACGCGCCCGGAAATTGCCGGGATCCTGGTTCTCGCCGAAGGAGCCAGGAATGCCGAACTGCGCGAAAAACTGGTTCAGGCGGTGGCAACGGTGCTTGCCGTTCCCCCCCATAAAGTAACGGTACTGCCCAAAGAAAGCTGGTGA
- a CDS encoding SpoIIIAH-like family protein produces the protein MVSVFVEKKVLLLGVLLIFLAGFLFCQARSSSQSHFAVSQREKGKPSLTSPVEVQVARPREVSGGQPGGSSQPDRQEFFVECRLARDRIRSQQIELYQEVASNPASSAEVRDRAQRELMKLTENMGKETELEKLIVARGFKDAVVLIQPRSATVIVQTRSLSPSEVNKITDLVARTTEIDPENITIIPKP, from the coding sequence ATGGTTTCTGTATTCGTGGAAAAAAAGGTGCTGCTGCTTGGTGTACTTCTGATTTTTCTGGCCGGATTTCTCTTTTGCCAGGCAAGGTCCAGCTCTCAGAGCCACTTTGCGGTGAGCCAACGGGAAAAGGGAAAGCCTTCGTTGACCTCCCCCGTGGAGGTCCAGGTTGCCCGGCCCCGGGAAGTATCCGGAGGGCAGCCGGGCGGCTCCTCTCAACCCGACAGGCAGGAGTTCTTTGTGGAATGCCGCCTTGCCCGGGATCGCATTCGCAGCCAGCAGATCGAGCTTTACCAGGAGGTTGCCAGCAATCCTGCTTCGAGTGCGGAAGTGCGCGACCGGGCGCAGCGCGAATTGATGAAGCTTACTGAAAACATGGGAAAGGAAACGGAGCTTGAAAAGCTGATCGTGGCGCGGGGGTTTAAGGATGCCGTCGTCCTGATCCAGCCGAGGTCCGCTACCGTGATTGTGCAAACACGATCTCTCTCCCCCTCCGAGGTGAACAAGATTACAGACCTTGTTGCCAGGACAACAGAGATCGACCCTGAAAATATCACCATCATTCCGAAACCCTGA
- the accB gene encoding acetyl-CoA carboxylase biotin carboxyl carrier protein, protein MVLLKDEGEPVVKRPRITDTTLRDAHQSLWATRMRTEDMVPILEEIDKVGYFSLEMWGGATFDVCIRYLNEDPWERIRIIKKHVRQTPLQMLLRGQNVVGYANYPDDVVEAFVDKAAECGIDIFRVFDALNDVRNLEVPMRAVKKTGKHLQACVVYTLSPVHTYEHYLETALRLQDMGADSICIKDMAGMISPYAAYDLVSLFKEKLGVPIQLHTHYIGGMAIGACLKAVEAGVDVFDACSGPLAFGSSQPPVETLVRALQGTPWDTGLDLHHLFEIANYWEELRRRRGFERGVTRINDMKVFDHQVPGGMITNLVIQLEEQKALHRMNEVLEEIPRVRAELGYPPLVTPTSQVVGIQAVLNVLLGERYKMVPQEVKDYVRGFYGRPPAPIDENIKRLIIGDEEPITCRPADLLEPRLEKAREEIKELAESEEDYITYALFPQVARKFFEYRRKVRNGEIQPVAEEEKKEAPRAEGAPEKGKGVAPPAKTETPRAAREDGVMNIEDVKEFIRLIHETDINELHVETASMKVNIRKGFFKEAPVFGAFGSDRPAAANTAQEEKGAVGLLPAPEPDKGRPANLVEVAAPMVGTFYRAPAPDAPPFVEVGSKVRKGDTLCIIEAMKLMNEIEAECAGEIVEILVENAQPVEFGQVLFLIAPEE, encoded by the coding sequence ATGGTTCTATTAAAGGATGAGGGGGAGCCGGTAGTGAAGAGGCCGAGGATTACTGACACAACTCTGCGGGATGCGCATCAAAGTCTCTGGGCGACCCGGATGCGAACGGAGGATATGGTCCCCATTTTAGAAGAAATTGATAAAGTGGGCTATTTCTCACTTGAGATGTGGGGGGGAGCCACCTTCGATGTCTGTATCCGCTACCTTAATGAAGACCCGTGGGAGCGGATCAGGATCATCAAAAAGCACGTAAGGCAGACGCCCCTTCAAATGCTGCTCCGGGGTCAGAATGTGGTGGGGTACGCCAACTACCCCGATGATGTAGTGGAAGCCTTTGTAGATAAGGCAGCCGAATGCGGGATTGATATTTTCCGGGTTTTCGACGCCTTGAACGACGTCCGGAACCTTGAGGTCCCCATGCGGGCCGTGAAGAAAACGGGCAAGCACCTGCAGGCCTGTGTTGTTTATACCCTGAGCCCGGTTCACACCTACGAGCACTATCTGGAGACGGCCCTCCGCCTCCAGGACATGGGCGCCGACTCTATCTGCATCAAGGATATGGCAGGAATGATTTCTCCCTATGCAGCATACGATCTGGTTTCCCTGTTTAAGGAAAAGCTGGGCGTACCCATCCAGCTCCATACCCACTACATCGGCGGGATGGCAATTGGGGCCTGCCTGAAGGCTGTGGAGGCAGGGGTTGATGTTTTTGACGCCTGCTCCGGCCCCCTTGCCTTTGGCTCTTCGCAGCCGCCGGTAGAGACCCTTGTACGCGCCCTCCAGGGAACGCCCTGGGACACCGGGCTGGACCTCCACCACCTCTTTGAAATTGCCAACTACTGGGAAGAACTGCGGCGCCGGCGCGGCTTTGAGCGCGGCGTGACCCGGATCAACGATATGAAAGTTTTCGATCACCAGGTGCCGGGGGGGATGATCACAAACCTTGTCATCCAGCTGGAAGAGCAGAAGGCTCTTCACCGGATGAACGAGGTGCTGGAAGAAATCCCCCGGGTGCGGGCCGAACTCGGTTATCCACCCCTTGTTACTCCCACAAGTCAGGTGGTGGGAATCCAGGCGGTGCTCAATGTTCTCCTGGGTGAGCGGTATAAAATGGTGCCGCAGGAGGTGAAGGACTACGTCCGGGGCTTCTACGGGAGGCCGCCGGCGCCGATTGACGAAAATATCAAACGCTTGATCATCGGGGATGAGGAGCCCATCACCTGCCGGCCTGCCGATCTTTTAGAGCCCAGGCTTGAAAAAGCAAGGGAAGAGATCAAAGAGTTGGCGGAATCGGAGGAAGACTACATCACCTATGCCCTTTTTCCTCAGGTTGCCAGGAAATTCTTCGAGTACCGGAGGAAGGTGCGAAATGGCGAAATCCAGCCTGTTGCCGAAGAGGAAAAGAAGGAGGCGCCCCGGGCGGAGGGAGCACCAGAAAAAGGAAAGGGTGTAGCTCCGCCTGCTAAAACCGAAACCCCGAGGGCTGCCAGGGAGGATGGAGTAATGAATATTGAAGATGTGAAGGAGTTTATCAGGCTGATTCACGAAACGGATATCAACGAACTCCATGTGGAAACGGCTTCCATGAAGGTAAACATCCGTAAAGGGTTTTTTAAGGAAGCTCCAGTCTTCGGCGCGTTCGGATCAGACCGGCCGGCTGCTGCTAACACCGCTCAGGAGGAAAAGGGCGCGGTAGGTCTGCTCCCGGCTCCGGAGCCTGATAAGGGGCGGCCGGCAAACCTGGTCGAGGTTGCGGCTCCCATGGTCGGTACTTTTTACCGGGCACCTGCTCCAGATGCCCCGCCTTTTGTCGAGGTCGGATCCAAAGTCCGCAAGGGGGATACTCTGTGCATTATTGAAGCAATGAAGCTCATGAACGAGATCGAGGCGGAGTGCGCGGGGGAAATCGTGGAAATCCTCGTTGAAAATGCCCAGCCTGTGGAATTCGGCCAGGTTCTCTTCCTCATTGCCCCCGAAGAATAG